The following is a genomic window from Drosophila busckii strain San Diego stock center, stock number 13000-0081.31 chromosome 2L, ASM1175060v1, whole genome shotgun sequence.
TAGCCTAAAGTACGAAAGCGGGTTGAACGATTTATTGTAATTCAATAGTCAATATGCTAGATAGCTATATCTACTTCAGCTGtagcttttcatttaaatagaaatgtaGAACAATGAAGCTCTGCTTTAAGTTACCTTTACAGTAATATTGATCAATCAATATGTCTTAGCTGTAGAGACAGCAGTCTGTTGGTTTGCACttgatttaaatgcagttgctTAGCATTGCTTAATCAGATTGGCAAAAGACTCACTTAATCAACATTTTAATGACACCACATGTGTCTCTCTATgcgttctgtgtgtgtgtgcgctttattGTCTAACATATACAAGTGCAAGACACTTGGATGGATAGACAGCAAGTAATGTGGGCAGGCAGGAGTTGCCTCAAGTTGTTAGCACACATGTTTACAATATGCCAAGGCAGTCGACTTGAGCACCCAGCAAACCAAAATGGCAGCTGTGCagcaaacacagacacacacaaacacacacacccaagcaaataaacatacatacaaacgagCGCAGAGCAAAGTCAGTGCTTAGTCACTTAGTCAACTGGCCgccattttcaatttgtcagTCATCAGGCAGTGCCAAGTGCAGTCAGCATCTCAAAcaattgtctgtgtgtgtgtgtgtgtgtgtgtggcgtgtACTATGTGTTAtatgtatttgctttattgtgTGCATGTCAAAGTCATCGtgttaacattaattaaatccAATGCTATAGAACAAAGTTCCTATAGTCTCGCATGGCATTTCTCACACCCACAaccaaactcacacacacacccacacactcTTGCCTCACTCGCACATTCTATACTCTGTGGTTTTGTTATGAGTTTTGATTTGAGTATTTTTCATTACTGCATCAGCTTGCGCTTGTGCTTTTTACACTTTGAGCATACTTTGCCACATATTTGccatgttaattaaatttgaaaatatgcaTAGCCAATAAATGGACTTTGAAGCGCGACAACGATAAGTGTGAGTTGCGAATTCTTAGAAAATACGTTGtaaataagcatttatttgtttactggAATACTTGGAACGCTGTTTGCGTTTTTCCTTACAATTGTGCGCATGctgattaaaatttatgtaaatttaattagttttatacatttatacaaattaattgtgaCAACATTCGAGGCTTTGATCTTGCAGTCTACCGTTAATTATGACTGGCATGGCATGCAGTTAAAAAATGTGTGGCTGCTGTAAAatatgtagcatacttttcagctGAGGAACAACGGCCAACCACACAAAAGGCAtgcgtttaattatttaaatttaatttcatgtcATATCAAATTAGTGCCACTCATTTTCACTCCAAGCACGTTTAACATAAAAGCACAACATGCCAGCACCCACACAGCtacactcatgtgtgtgtgtgtgtgtgtgagtgccaACAGTTTTTAACTCATTTCCATTACGTGCAGATGCCAAGCGCACCCGTTAGCGTTCACCCTTGCAATGTTAGCTGCTCGACTCTCTGTTCTGtgctgttctgttctgttgtgTCTGGCGTAAATACACGCCATAATGTTGATACCATTATGTTACCTGCATATTatgattataataattatataagcgccgccgacgccgacgctgcCGACGCTGCCGCCGCCCGCTGCGCACGTTATTGAGAGCTCAAgagttgtgttgtgtttgggGCATGGCCCGTCTGCGTGACTCAATGCAAAATCTAAGCGTGTGCATACAGGTGTACGGACATTGCATGCTTGACttcaattgcacacacacacacacacagagacaaacaTATGCACATGTAACTCACGTAGACTTTGCATAATTGAATTAGCCAAGCAACAGCCAATGgcagcggcaatggcaacggcaacggcaacggcagcggcagcggcaacggcaataAAATGCCTCAAACAATGGCAAATAATGGAATATGAATGGCAAAccacaaagccaaagcgacgTCCTCTGAGTGGAGTTGCCACTCAAGCTGGGGCACGCTCCAGCTACAAAATATGCACATGCAATGCCAGCTGAGCTGTCACTATGTTATGCAAAggcttcggcttcggcttGGGCTTACCAGGGGTCAACTGCTAATTGGTACAAGTTAATTGGCTGCATTTTAGGTTGCTATGCAAAGTcacttacaacaacaacagaagcaaTGACTAATGAATCTAAAGAGCAATACCCCCAAAACGAAGTTTATGTGCATTTAAGTTCAAAGAGAGATTTGAGTTATTTTGAATCATGCAGAAATGAGTTTAGTTAAAACACTTCAAACAAAGAATTTGTTCAGAATTTGAAGCAATATagcattgaaattataatttcgatacatttatttaagaaattctTTAACAAACCAAAAATCCAAGTAATAATTAGCTAAAGCTCTTGCGAACTCCACAATATGAACATCAATACAAAGCTTGTGGATTAAAATCATTGAACTAGCCACTtactttgtttataactaaTCAGTCGACAGCTACTCTAAAATATGAGATATAagctaaatttgttattagaACAATTCCACAGTTTGCCAACTGAATTTGAGTGGCTAAATTTATAGATCTGATAGTaagtgcaatttaatattcttgttttctgtttagtttttagtaaataaacatacacactcgctctctctctctccctctctcactgcgttgctttggcaattaaatACAGTGATTTAGTTTTAGCAATAAATTCAGAACTCCACAGGCATTCCACCCcacataacaaattaattgccattgtgtttttaattaactaaaactaaaatggCCACTAAATGTAAGCCAGGACTAATTTGCAGTTGTGTTCTCAACTAGAAACCCACTCATGGTTCACTCTCTTGGTGTGCACGCGCTTGTTTTGTATTAatagctcataaataaatgttggcaaaaatgcgcttattgctttatttgtgtatatatattttataaatggcaacaattttaagcatGCCGCCCGccagctgcaataaaaacaagtacaaattatggccagcagcaaacaaagcagagcagaggcaaagcaaaacaaaatcagcataaaaacttaaaaatatggCCAGTACGCActtgaaacaaaaattttcaGCTGGCCTTAAATCAGTTTAAGCAGCTCTTGTGCTcccattttgttgttattgtactttgctttgattaaataCTTGTatatacacaattttttttttcttttttttgctgatgTCATGGCGAATGCTCAAGTTTTactattattgctgttgtggcttgtTGTTGGACTTTTATTGCCGCCAGCCCCAGAGTAAAGTGTGCTGTCATTTATCGATTTTATATAGCAACCACACCTTACTGTAGAGCCACCCAAACCTTATCgctaaaattattatgtatatacaccAGAGGTCACAAAAATCTggacaataataaaatcaaattactaACTATTGAAAATCGTTTGTATATCGACATCAAAATATTATACGATTATACTGCTAGAATTGCtcgtttgctttaaattaacaatgaGTGTTTATACACTAACAATAGATAgttaacatataaaataagtgAAATAATTGCTGGATACGATCACTCACATTGGAGTTAAactaagttttgctttttaaaaaagatttaagAAAATCataatagaaaagaaaaataagcaataggatttcttaatttaaattatatatatttctgttTAATATCAAACATTATTTGATCCTAGCATCATTTGATTTTCTTTAAGTATACGGATTTTGCTGCCCGCCACTGTCTGATTTGTACGCAATTCAACTGTAATCTGGTCAAGGTTTTTATTGTTGGGTTGCgattattattaaagcatcttgttttgtttatcatcagcatcaacaacaaccatGTGCTCGATCAATATTGATTTTCAATAACGAGAAAAATGGGCAAAAAAGAATATCTGCTTTGATTGATATTTTGAGTTTATGACTCAGTTCTCCAGCTGGTGTACttattattgtatatagtACGTTGAggtatgaaaaataatttagtgcGCTGACTTGAAGGCATTTATGGAAAGTTTCCAAGTGATTGTAAAATACAGAAATCCCtaaatgaataatttgttgctcgaaataaaacacaagtacatttaatttgttttttagtcgtttgtatttttttagtttgttccGCGTTGCTTAACCTAATTTAGTATTCCATTTGGAATCGATcaaaaaatacatatgcacatttattcacatttaaaaaaataaatttcccATTACAAATACAagaatatatagtatatgtaagtataaacgtctgtatgtgtgtgtgtgtgtgtgtgtttgtgtgtgtgtgtcatatgcatttgaattgttatacaaatatttcaatgtttcaaatgcataaatgctaaaatatacgtttgtgtgcgtttgcataaatattttgtagaaataaataatagtacGTATCGCGTTCTGCGTTtcttttctaaataaataaatatttatatgcatagtataaatatattctgtgttgttttttaacaagaataaaaaatagaatataTCTGTTGTCAACAGCTTTTAAAGTGTTGCGTTTTAAAATCTATGCGACTTTCAGTTACAGCacataacatttataaataatttatatagtatatagttaGATATATatcaacaatttgtataagGTAGCAAGTTGCtctttaaagtttaaagatAAATGTAgcgtaatatatatatatatatagttaaacgTAATAGTTTGAGAGTTTGGTATTctatatataacaacaacaatcagggCATTAGACATGGCACATACAGTTCAGATTCAAATTCAGATCAGATCAgattatatatgtatctatatgtagtagtatgcatatgtatgtgggGGGTTCCACGGTCCACGCTTGGACCGAGACAAAACAAATTCGAAATAAATTCGATTAGCGTGCGCTGGAAATTTCATTTCTGAACGCAGCtctcaataaaaaaatgtgtggaaaacacaacaacaacaagagtctACACAGTTGTACTGCTTGGAAAGCCTGTGCCTagccccgccccgccccctAAACAGACAACATGCAATGCCAGCAAGTTAAGTAAGAGGCATTCAAAAGTGGACCACTTGgacaaagttttgtttgttaaccATCGAAGCAGCTCCCGCAGCAAAGGCAACCcgcaatacatatatagatagcttcacacatatatgtatatgtatgcagtGCCAAggagcgcacaaaaaaaagtaaaatgtgtgtgtgtgtgtgtgatgggATGCTCAATCCTTTTTGTTGAGAAAGTGCAGCACATAGTGCAGCACCAGATCGTAGCAATACTTGTACTCGGTCATGTTCTCAACGAGCTGTGGACGGTGTCGCCGCACGGTCTTGACGGCCTGGAATACATCGACTTCGCCGTGCTGTATGACCTGCTCGATGCACGCATTGGCCGCACAATAAACCCCAGCACGGCTGCGACCATCGGGCGAGACAACACAGACGGGTCCGTAGTCGACCTTGTTGCGCCAGATCTCAACCATGTTCATCAGATAGACCAGCGAATTGGTCGAGCTGGGTACTTTATGGCCCATGGGCCAGCAGGTAAGCTGAAACAGCTGGACGGTACGCGTGGGCGCCTTGACGCCCGCCATCATCTCGGTCAGCGAGACGATCTTCTTGTTGATCTTGAACTCCCACTGCTTGATGTTCGTATAGCTCTTGGACATGACATAGTGAACGGTGAACACTGGACCGTATTTCTCCAGCTTCGACTTGTTGGGCCAGAACGAGGGATACTGCTGAGACTGCGCCGGCGGCTGACAGAGCACGACGACAGCGGAGCACTCGTGATCGTAGACCAGCGACCAGAACTCACCCAGCGTATGCTTCATGGGCCATTCGGTGACAATGTACTCACGCGGCTTGGTGTAGCCATCCACGAACACCGAGTTGATGTAGTCCGTAAAGGCATTGCCCTGGAAACTGGTGAGATACGGCCGAAAGTTGTCCGGGGGCACGCAGAGCACGTCGCGATTCTTTTCACGATTGTCGGCGCGATGGCCGCCAGCGCAGTCGCCAATTGTGAAGCGCGGCGTTTGCTTGCAGATCTGATCGTACTCCGCCTGGTACTCGTTCATCTTGGTGCCCGAATTGCGACGCGCCTTGGCCTTGAGACGATCGGACAGCTCCGAGACGGGAAACCAGGTCTTGCCGCATATAATGTGCTCCTCAAGCGTATCGTAAATAAACTTGTACTGCTCGACGTTCTCCACGAGTCCCTTGCGCGACTGGCGCAGCTTCTTGAGATAGCCAAAGACATTGAAGCACTCCTCCTCCTCGGCAAGCTCCAGATTGGCATCAATGGACATGTAAACACCCGAGCGACCGCCGCCATCGCTGCAATGCACCAGAATGGGACCACGCATGTCCACATCCTCGCCATCGCGTATGATGTTGCCCACGACGAGGCGCACGCGGCGTCTGAACTCCAGCAGCGCATTCGAGAAGGGACAGGAGTGCGAGTACCACTCCGTATAGTGAAATTGCAGAATGAGTCGCTCGTCGGTCACTTCACCGGTCTCGCTCTTCTTATACAGCCGGAACGTGCGTATGTGAAAGTTGGCCAGCTGCTCCTCGCGCACAATGTTGATGTGTATGTCGCCATAGGTCTCGTGCACTTCCATGTTGGGTGGCCAGTACTGCACGCACATCACTTTGGCAAAGTCGAAGGTCTTCGTTAGCATCACAATGGCGCTAATGTTCTCCTGCCAGACCATGCGCCAATAGGCGTTCACCGTTTCCTCCACAGGTCCTTGGGTCACGATATACGCATTGGGCTTGAGCAGACTGTCCACATAGCTGGCATTGACATAGTCCGAGTCGGATACGCCCGGCAGCTTTTGCAGCACAACGCGATTGTAGTCATATGGAATGCACTTGGGATTCTGGTTCTTCTCCTGATTGTTCTTCTTCAGGGCATGCCGACAGGTGTTTGTCTCCACCTTGGCAGCGGTTTGAAACTCCAGTTTATAGAGCACTGGGAACTTGCGTCGCAGATCGCAGAGCTTCAAAAAATGCCGCACATCAATGGGCCCCATGGGTATCGTCTTCGATAGCGAATTTTTCTCATCGCGCGCCTCCAGCTTGATGCGATCGAAGCTCAGCAGTCCGCTGTTGAGCATGCTCAGTTTAATCGTATTCGGTATGGAGACTAGGCCACGACtcttgcgctgctgccgctccaCGTCATCGTAGCGAGCAGATGACCTCGACctgtgtttgctgctctgcttcgtgctgttgttgccgccaccaccaccaccacccgcACTGCCATTGGCGCTGcctgattttgttgttgctgctgttgctgctgctgtcatggCTGTGTTGTCAACGCTGCTCTGCGTCGCCTCTGCTGACGCctctgctgctgatgctgctgctgctgccgtcaactgctgctgcgttgtcATCATCAATCACAAAGTGTGAGTGCGAcaaaaatacgtatacgtatacgttatatatacgtgtgtatgtgtgtgtgtatttgtgtgcgtgtttgtgtgcgcGTTGCGTATAGAGGAGGAAGTAACCGATTAGTATTCATTCACTTGGCTCAATATTTTCTTTGGGTTAGTATACATGCTATACATTTGCCATTGCATATGTTTCAAGTTTTCAGCTTTggaattgttgctgttgttgttagtgagttgagttgagttgagttgcatttgttgttcaCCTTTTCCAATGCGTCGCGACGAAACAAAAacgtttaatttgcttttaaatccacaatatgtgtgtgcacgcgaaagaatttttagctaatttctttctttcgctTGGCATTTGTGCTGTATatgttgcttatattttatattctatttCGTTTCGCCTTTCGTCACTTCACTACACGACTGCTGACTGGCGTGTGTTGGTCTCTACCAAAGACCAGCTGCCTCGCTGGGGCGAAGAGCGCCTTGCTTAGCGAATCTCACCACAGCCAAAGGCAGCATCTGGGACAGCGGGCATGCCGAAGAGCGCAGGCCGAGGCGAGTTGAGAGCACAGCCCAAAGCTTATTCACCATAGCAACATGTGACTTACGCTCCGGCAGCATTCGTTGGGTATTTTTAGCCAGGCGGGTGGAAAGGAATGTTAAGTGCGCACAGTGGATACCAATAAGTTGGCCTGTTGATAAAATTTCCATTTTGACTTGATTTGCTtatatgatttatttcaaatgaaGAATATAAAGAgtattaatgaaataattacTCAATATttctacaattattttaatattatattttttatttacttttatttctcttacagtatttaattatttttagttaactGTTGTAATCTTTGATGTGAATATTTGTTGATAATCCAATATATTACATAGGCatgttatttgttttcaaaaaattatttatttgatgaGTAATGGGTATTTTGAAATTCAACATCCATGCTGAGCCCACTGTGCAATTTACCTTATAGTATGAATGAAAATTTCGATTTTCCCATTTTCCGCTCATTTCATTCGCAGCGAAAATTTCCATTAACCACAGCAGTTCGCCCTTAGttcgctcacgctcacgctcttCTGTTCTCTTCTTCTCTTGGCGCCTGCGCCTTTTGgagcttttcacttttcattttgtgttttgtattttgcgaCTGTTTTGACGCTGTGTAATTGAAAATTCCGTTGATTTGAATGAGGAAGTGACGCTgaggcatttgttgttgttgtttttggcattttcgcatatatttgttgaatttcCATTTTTAATTGGCAGGGCAATAAAAAGCGTTCTGATTTATAATGCTCCGTtaagttaaacaaaacaatattcaAAGCAGTTTCGGTCAATGAATGcagtaaattattatttaaatttcctGTTATggtcagctgtgtgtgtgtgtgtgtgtcgtttgCACATCTTGTCTTTCATTGTTGTTTGCACATTAGAACACATTTTATTTCCGTATGCAGCGACTCTAAATAGCACTTGGCACTTGCCCCAGAGACAAAAGAGGAAGCGCTACGCGGCCCCGGCCGCGTGCCCCTTTTACACTTGTTCttcttgtttctttttttgtttcttggtTTGTTTGAAGACAAGCCAtgaagagcaagagcaacaacagtcaATGGCATGTCTATGCCATAATGATGTTATTTTTACATCATTATGATGCTCTGCGACCGCTGAAGTGGTTTCGAGGTAATTTCGAATTTCGAAATAATTACACGCGCGCCTCTGTCAAAAGAATGTAAACAAAGCGCTCTGTATACAATGCAATGGGTTGGGTTGGTCGAGCGTATGAAATAagtacaaatataaattaaagcaaaatattattattattgcaaccCCGAATACATTAGTCAGTCGTGGCATTGGCTGATGCCCTCTATTGATAAATGCAATTGgcatttttgtatacaaaaaataaatttatttcaatggaAATGCATTATGCTTTGataaatgcaatgcattgaaatatttagatATAGTTACTGGCC
Proteins encoded in this region:
- the LOC108607923 gene encoding receptor-type tyrosine-protein phosphatase kappa isoform X2 — encoded protein: MTAAATAATTKSGSANGSAGGGGGGGNNSTKQSSKHRSRSSARYDDVERQQRKSRGLVSIPNTIKLSMLNSGLLSFDRIKLEARDEKNSLSKTIPMGPIDVRHFLKLCDLRRKFPVLYKLEFQTAAKVETNTCRHALKKNNQEKNQNPKCIPYDYNRVVLQKLPGVSDSDYVNASYVDSLLKPNAYIVTQGPVEETVNAYWRMVWQENISAIVMLTKTFDFAKVMCVQYWPPNMEVHETYGDIHINIVREEQLANFHIRTFRLYKKSETGEVTDERLILQFHYTEWYSHSCPFSNALLEFRRRVRLVVGNIIRDGEDVDMRGPILVHCSDGGGRSGVYMSIDANLELAEEEECFNVFGYLKKLRQSRKGLVENVEQYKFIYDTLEEHIICGKTWFPVSELSDRLKAKARRNSGTKMNEYQAEYDQICKQTPRFTIGDCAGGHRADNREKNRDVLCVPPDNFRPYLTSFQGNAFTDYINSVFVDGYTKPREYIVTEWPMKHTLGEFWSLVYDHECSAVVVLCQPPAQSQQYPSFWPNKSKLEKYGPVFTVHYVMSKSYTNIKQWEFKINKKIVSLTEMMAGVKAPTRTVQLFQLTCWPMGHKVPSSTNSLVYLMNMVEIWRNKVDYGPVCVVSPDGRSRAGVYCAANACIEQVIQHGEVDVFQAVKTVRRHRPQLVENMTEYKYCYDLVLHYVLHFLNKKD
- the LOC108607923 gene encoding receptor-type tyrosine-protein phosphatase kappa isoform X1; the protein is MMTTQQQLTAAAAASAAEASAEATQSSVDNTAMTAAATAATTKSGSANGSAGGGGGGGNNSTKQSSKHRSRSSARYDDVERQQRKSRGLVSIPNTIKLSMLNSGLLSFDRIKLEARDEKNSLSKTIPMGPIDVRHFLKLCDLRRKFPVLYKLEFQTAAKVETNTCRHALKKNNQEKNQNPKCIPYDYNRVVLQKLPGVSDSDYVNASYVDSLLKPNAYIVTQGPVEETVNAYWRMVWQENISAIVMLTKTFDFAKVMCVQYWPPNMEVHETYGDIHINIVREEQLANFHIRTFRLYKKSETGEVTDERLILQFHYTEWYSHSCPFSNALLEFRRRVRLVVGNIIRDGEDVDMRGPILVHCSDGGGRSGVYMSIDANLELAEEEECFNVFGYLKKLRQSRKGLVENVEQYKFIYDTLEEHIICGKTWFPVSELSDRLKAKARRNSGTKMNEYQAEYDQICKQTPRFTIGDCAGGHRADNREKNRDVLCVPPDNFRPYLTSFQGNAFTDYINSVFVDGYTKPREYIVTEWPMKHTLGEFWSLVYDHECSAVVVLCQPPAQSQQYPSFWPNKSKLEKYGPVFTVHYVMSKSYTNIKQWEFKINKKIVSLTEMMAGVKAPTRTVQLFQLTCWPMGHKVPSSTNSLVYLMNMVEIWRNKVDYGPVCVVSPDGRSRAGVYCAANACIEQVIQHGEVDVFQAVKTVRRHRPQLVENMTEYKYCYDLVLHYVLHFLNKKD